Proteins encoded within one genomic window of Syntrophorhabdaceae bacterium:
- a CDS encoding protease inhibitor I42 family protein — MKKIIPWNKVIPLLVLWVAVALIVASPGISGDSKELPGKTSTYVDPKRAIQLKVGEAFSIVLDSNPATGYQWQLTAPPDDKIVRLVRSEYRASQTNLVGAGGEEIWTFSTVGPGQVTLAFKYMRPWEKDKEPERKALFKVYVFPRIKLQAH; from the coding sequence ATGAAGAAAATTATACCATGGAATAAAGTCATACCCCTCTTGGTGCTATGGGTCGCCGTCGCACTCATAGTCGCCTCGCCCGGGATAAGTGGCGATTCCAAAGAGCTACCCGGCAAAACGAGCACATACGTAGACCCCAAAAGAGCGATTCAACTAAAGGTCGGCGAAGCATTCTCCATAGTTCTCGATTCAAATCCCGCTACAGGCTACCAGTGGCAACTCACGGCCCCTCCCGATGATAAAATTGTGAGGCTCGTCAGGTCTGAATACAGGGCATCGCAGACAAATCTTGTCGGGGCCGGGGGTGAAGAAATCTGGACCTTTTCAACTGTGGGCCCGGGTCAGGTCACGCTCGCTTTCAAATATATGCGCCCCTGGGAAAAAGACAAAGAACCCGAGAGAAAAGCCCTATTCAAGGTGTACGTCTTCCCCCGCATTAAGCTGCAAGCACATTAA